A genome region from Triticum aestivum cultivar Chinese Spring chromosome 2B, IWGSC CS RefSeq v2.1, whole genome shotgun sequence includes the following:
- the LOC123038771 gene encoding tyrosine N-monooxygenase has protein sequence MALGTLVIMATMLVYFLLKNKRVLLSQQQRGRRGRLPPGPAALPIIGNMHQVILSKPAVFRWIHALLKEMNTDIMCLRLGATHVIVVACPQIASEVLRKNDEVFASRPTTFASGIFSFGYKGSIFSPHGDQWKKMRRVLTVEILASSMERKLHHLRKEEYDHLVRYFSDLPASSTSGPGHDEVAHVAALFMALNHLYSFCMSDYFPALVGLDLDGHEKVSKDAMQTLNRLHDPIIEERIRERSSTLEKCGEKKEARDFLDVLVHLKDAEGQPLLSLQEIRAQKAEMMFAAVDNPSNAVEWALAEMMNLPEIMQKATEELDVVVGKDRLVQESDIPQLNYLKSCIREAFRLHPYHALNVPHVAMADTTIAGYTIPKDSHILLSRLGLGRNPKIWTKPLEFQPERHLNTANVLLTDPGLRFISFSSGRRGCPGISLGTSMTMMLFARMLQGFTWTKPPGVKSISLQERNAGLTLAEPLVLQATPRLAAHLYTIQLNRFSERVLHFNNFTSFHQCNNRDRKKKLLLNYTGKVAILITLFGIDCKLV, from the exons ATGGCTCTTGGTACTCTGGTTATCATGGCCACCATGCTGGTGTATTTTCTCTTGAAAAATAAAAGAGTGCTATTGTCCCAGCAGCAACGGGGGCGACGAGGCAGGCTGCCCCCGGGGCCTGCAGCGCTGCCCATCATCGGTAACATGCATCAGGTGATTCTGAGCAAGCCGGCGGTGTTCCGATGGATCCACGCCCTGCTCAAGGAGATGAACACAGACATCATGTGCCTCCGTCTCGGAGCTACTCATGTCATTGTTGTAGCATGTCCACAGATAGCCTCTGAGGTACTAAGAAAAAATGATGAAGTTTTTGCCTCCCGTCCCACCACCTTCGCCTCAGGCATATTCAGCTTCGGGTACAAGGGCTCCATCTTCTCACCGCACGGAGACCAGTGGAAGAAGATGAGGCGCGTCCTCACTGTTGAGATCCTCGCCTCGTCCATGGAGCGAAAGCTCCACCACCTCCGGAAAGAGGAGTACGACCACCTTGTGAG ATACTTCAGTGACCTACCAGCTTCATCCACTAGTGGGCCTGGACATGATGAGGTGGCACACGTTGCCGCTCTCTTCATGGCTCTTAACCATCTCTACAGCTTCTGCATGTCCGACTACTTCCCAGCCCTCGTAGGCCTCGACCTGGATGGCCATGAAAAGGTTTCCAAGGATGCCATGCAAACACTCAACCGGTTGCATGATCCCATTATAGAGGAGCGGATCCGCGAAAGGTCATCCACTCTTGAGAAATGTGGTGAAAAGAAAGAGGCAAGAGACTTTTTGGATGTCCTAGTTCATCTTAAAGATGCAGAGGGACAGCCATTGCTGTCCCTACAAGAAATTAGAGCACAAAAAGCG GAAATGATGTTTGCAGCAGTCGATAACCCATCTAATGCGGTTGAGTGGGCACTCGCTGAGATGATGAACTTGCCAGAGATCATGCAAAAAGCAACCGAGGAACTTGATGTTGTCGTTGGTAAAGATAGACTAGTGCAGGAGTCTGACATTCCTCAGCTAAACTATCTCAAATCGTGCATCCGGGAGGCCTTCCGCTTACACCCATACCATGCTCTTAACGTACCCCATGTCGCCATGGCGGACACAACTATTGCTGGATACACCATCCCCAAGGATAGCCACATACTTTTAAGCCGGCTTGGACTTGGCCGCAATCCCAAGATCTGGACTAAACCACTGGAGTTTCAGCCTGAGAGGCATTTGAACACTGCGAATGTACTTCTCACTGATCCAGGCCTACGTTTCATTTCATTTAGCAGTGGGAGGAGGGGTTGTCCTGGGATTTCACTTGGTACCTCTATGACAATGATGTTGTTCGCAAGGATGTTGCAGGGATTCACTTGGACAAAGCCTCCCGGCGTTAAGAGTATCAGTCTCCAAGAACGCAATGCGGGCCTTACACTAGCTGAACCCCTTGTTCTGCAAGCTACACCAAGATTGGCTGCACATCTCTATACGATCCAATTAAATAGATTTAGT GAGCGT GTTCTTCATTTCAATAATTTCACTTCATTTCATCAGTGCAACAACAGAGACAGAAAGAAAAAATTATTGCTGAATTACACGGGCAAAGTTGCTATACTAATTACACTTTTCGGCATAGACTGCAAATTAGTCTAA